In Piliocolobus tephrosceles isolate RC106 chromosome 10, ASM277652v3, whole genome shotgun sequence, a single window of DNA contains:
- the RNF41 gene encoding E3 ubiquitin-protein ligase NRDP1 — MGYDVTRFQGDVDEDLICPICSGVLEEPVQAPHCEHAFCNACITQWFSQQQTCPVDRSVVTVAHLRPVPRIMRNMLSKLQIACDNAVFGCSAVVRLDNLMSHLSDCEHNPKRPVTCEQGCGLEMPKDELPNHNCIKHLRSVVQQQQTRIAELEKTSAEHKHQLAEQKRDIQLLKAYMRAIRSVNPNLQNLEETIEYNEILEWVNSLQPARVTRWGGMISTPDAVLQAVIKRSLVESGCPASIVNELIENAHERSWPQGLATLETRQMNRRYYENYVAKRIPGKQAVVVMACENQHMGDDMVQEPGLVMIFAHGVEEI; from the exons GCACCTCATTGTGAACATGCTTTCTGCAATGCCTGTATCACCCAGTGGTTCTCTCAGCAACAGACATGTCCAGTGGACCGTAGTGTTGTGACGGTCGCCCATCTGCGCCCAGTACCTCGGATCATGCGGAACATGTTGTCAAAGCTACAGATTGCCTGTGACAACGCTGTGTTTGGCTGTAGTGCCGTTGTCCGGCTTGACAACCTCATGTCTCACCTCAGCGACTGTGAGCACAACCCGAAACGGCCTGTGACCTGTGAACAGGGCTGTGG CCTGGAGATGCCCAAAGATGAGCTGCCCAACCATAACTGCATTAAGCACCTGCGCTCAGTGGTACAGCAGCAGCAGACACGCATTGCAGAGCTGGAGAAGACGTCAGCTGAACACAAACACCAGCTGGCAGAGCAG AAGCGAGACATCCAGCTGCTAAAGGCATACATGCGTGCAATCCGCAGTGTCAACCCCAACCTTCAGAACCTGGAGGAGACAATTGAATACAACGAGATCCTAGA GTGGGTGAACTCCCTTCAGCCAGCAAGAGTGACCCGCTGGGGAGGGATGATCTCGACTCCTGATGCCGTGCTCCAGGCTGTAATCAAGCGCTCCCTGGTGGAGAGTGGCTGTCCTGCTTCTATTGTCAACGAGCTGATTGAAAATGCCCACGAGCGTAGCTGGCCCCAGGGTCTGGCCACACTAGAGACTAGACAGATGAACCGACGCTACTATGAGAACTACGTGGCCAAGCGCATCCCTGGCAAGCAGGCTGTTGTCGTGATGGCCTGTGAGAACCAGCATATGGGTGATGACATGGTGCAGGAGCCAGGCCTTGTCATGATATTTGCTCATGGCGTGGAAGAGATATAG